Proteins from a single region of Hyphomicrobiales bacterium:
- the uraH gene encoding hydroxyisourate hydrolase — MTGAQGYLTTHVLDTARGTPADGLAIALYRIDGTARTLIREMTTNSDGRTDGPILPAGEFTVGTYELVFFAGGYLDRTGAPAESPRFLDEIPIRFGISDPDAHYHVPLLLSPFGYSTYRGS, encoded by the coding sequence ATGACAGGCGCACAAGGCTATCTCACCACCCACGTGCTCGACACGGCTCGCGGCACCCCGGCCGATGGGCTGGCGATCGCGCTCTACCGCATCGACGGGACGGCGCGCACGCTGATCCGCGAGATGACGACCAATTCCGATGGCCGCACCGACGGACCGATCCTGCCGGCAGGCGAATTCACCGTCGGCACTTACGAGCTGGTGTTCTTCGCCGGAGGCTATCTCGACCGTACCGGCGCGCCGGCGGAAAGCCCGCGCTTCCTTGACGAAATCCCGATCCGCTTCGGCATCAGCGATCCCGACGCCCACTATCACGTACCGCTGCTGCTCTCCCCGTTCGGCTATTCGACCTACCGGGGGAGCTAA